GTCTTCGGCGGGGTTGAGGCTGTGGTCCGggctgcggctgcgaaggtccaggctgcggctgcgaaggtccgggctgcggctacgaaggtccgggctgcggctgcgaaggtccgggctgcggctgcgaaggtccgggctgcggctgcgaaggtccGGGCTGCGGCACTTGTGGCTGGAGGGGTATTGGTTGCACTGGTGTGTGTGAAACAACAAGAAGAAATATTACTCATTTACTGTTACACCACTCTGAAAACATGCCACTTTACTATTCTAAAACTTCAACCTGGAAACCTCATTTTCACGTACACATAATTACGACTACATGCTTCCCTGTCATGAAAGCATGAATATCTAGAACATAAGTTCTCACAGCACAAACACATAGGTTGCCTTACGGTCAACGTCGCTCGGCCCCCGGCTAGTAGCTGCACGGGAGGTTCCCACCTCGACCTCAGTCTCCTGCATTTGAGCATAATACGTTGATGACACATGCTGCGTATCGGGTGTAACAAGCATCGTTTAAGCAAGCTAGTTTCGAATGTATAGCCGACCATCGCACAAGCTTCATGCATAAAAATGACAACAATGAACATCTTCACAATCTCGCTAAAGGATTCATCTTTCAAGATCACGTAAGCACGTTAAAGTACCATGCTTGTGCTCTCATAACAAGTCACAGTATTCTGCATTTAAAAGTATGGACTGTGGCAATGGAACAAATTTCGGCAATCACAATTCCCACTTTTATCGCTATCTGACTGGCACGGACATGATTAGCGAGAGAAAAGGTACGCACCACGTCGGGAACGGGGTAATACTCTGGCGGGGTGGTGACGACTGCGCCGGTCCTCTCAAGGATGTCCAAGACGCGGCCGTCAACGCCGCCAACCCTGCCGCCACCCGTGGCgctgcaaaataaaaagaaaacacaaccaCAACGTGAAACGACAATGAAGGCGCAGATTATTACAGAGCTCACTTTCTCTCGCTTGTCGATCTCGCGAGCTCCTTGCGCGCGCCGCAGACCATCTTCGCCCAGTGGTTACGCCATAGTTGTGGCGATTTAACCGCGGGCCCCTGCTGATTCAGCAGCGTGGCGATTTCTTGCCACAGCTGCTTCTTTCGAGCAGCAGTCATACGCGGGGAGACCTCCGTGCAAGATCTCCCCAGGTACCGGGTGCTGCTCGAGGAACTGTATCAGCATGTCCCTCTGAACTTTCGAAACGCGCGGTCCTTTCGCCGACATTTTTTTTCCCAACCGACTTCCCACATCAGCCATCCCGCAGAGGAAATTTAAGAGGCAGAACCTTCCTCTACGCTGATCGTTCTACCTTGCAAAAATCGTTCTCATTTTCGCACTCTCATTCTTTTCCGTATTATATTTTTAAcctaacaaaaataataaatgcgctacactaaggtttaaaaaaaaaacctccttgcGCTACACTTACCTTCGAAATCGAAGCAGCAGCAGCTTTCGCAGATCGGCATGGTAGCTTGAGCAACGGAGTACTGTCGACGTACGATGCAGCGCACCGCGTTCATGAAGTGACGCTTTGCGCTGGCGGTGCCCCAACAAACGGTACTCGCTGCTTCGTGAGTTCTCAATCGCATCTTGTTGACTATGTAGCGCTTCACAGTCATTCGGATTTCTTCTCCGTTGCGTTGctacagataaaaaaaagaaactcgtcaGACGGATGCATGCAGCCGAGAACACACACCACGGCACGACACGTTTCTACTCACCTCGGTTCAGCAGATTGCGCGGCTTCCGGAAAGATCGCAGAGTCTAATATTCTTCTTAGCCGACAGTAACCATCCCCACCTTGCACTAATTGCGACGTATTACGGGcgaccacacacacacagctgtTCTTTTGACATCGGCAGCCATTTTCTTTGCGCTGAACGACACGGCTTGGCTGCACATATGGCGCAAATACGGCTACGACTCAAAATATAGAGATACTTGTGTTTTCTTTGATTTAAATACCTACCATTTTGATGTGTTCCATTTGTAAAACAATTTTAGTTCATTAAGCATACGACATTAGTTTCATTACACGCTTTCTTATTAAATAAAATAACTATACGGCCCCTGAAagggcgaagaaaagaaaaagaaacatccgGGCAACACAGAGAGCTCGTGATTGGACAATTTCAAAAAACGTTGCGCGTTCCCGCCCAGCGCTGACGCAAGCGAAGACGTCACgcggaaaagcattggaataaaaaatagaatcgttccgcgatagcacccctggacaCCGCAgatggtgaatcccgcacaaagatggcatcaacaagcacatagtcaACACTCATACTCGATGTACACTCCTTCAAATcaccgtgaaacgcgaagagaaacgcgacgagcgtcgtgtcgtccctctatagcctggccgttaattctcacagggcaagcgggaaacgcggtgcgacagccaagtGAGCGTTgtagagctatttttcgatatggatgaatgctatgagcgaggcttgggcttaaGCCGCCACTGGTCGGCGGAAGATACTCCTATTGGAAAATGTGCCGACTTGGATGGTCGTGGCAGCGGTGCATTGCAGGAGTTAATGGTGGAGGCTacgaagcttttttttattcgacgaccctggtggcacacacatcaccgccccgttataaaggggacgctcatagcattcatccatccatccaagagcactgtgagaggaaagtgtgaaagataaaagacgcgttcGTGTAGcatccgttatgtgtttggcggtagctgagtgggctgaacgcccgccagccattgtcgcgaaccgagaggtcgtgggttcgactcctgtcagcgaacttttaaatgcgaagcatttcttagcgaacctctggcactttgagcgtttctatctacgtatctatctatctatctatctatctatctatctagccgcctacgtctgggagctctcatgatcgcctccttaacttggtgtagaccaaaatttgcatgggagggtaagagcatttggcgAATGTGAGTGCCaggtcaagacatgaataacgttaaaatcctgtcgcgtacgtcgtcaaaccctttccactagacacgtgtggcacatacccgtttaccacaggccgcggtgtacgggtatgcgccacaggtgattgacagtttgtccggtttgtctacccaggaacagcgagaacagacattggtaacctaaatgctagagcgttaaggaaaaccaacatcggcaccattgactcaacgaatggaaaaaatgaaaattaggatcccaggaggaatcgaacccaagtattctgcgtggcaatgaggtattctaccactgacccacgccaggtctataaactggtttgtaaaaacagcctacgcaggcgtaatgtcggtgcaacgtcaattgtggttgtggtgctggctatctaattttacaagaaagcaatagacactacatGATACACCTACGATATGTACACTGccacgatacaggcgccatatcagattaacatctgtagttccagtgatggctccgcttttatagcagtctaataaacgttacgtttgtatttctatcgttcagcaagctatattgaagcattgctcgaccccagagaaatacattaaggaaagttacaaatgatatccacatcaccgcaacgtaaagtgcacttcgtccaccacaacgacgcagtgtcctcttcatttcttacgaggctgggcgatggcgtcatgctgaccgaggatgatgccagattaattgacagccgctttctacactaggctacgtaggccacgtacgcccaggtagtctacgattacgacaaacatcatccactgatgttggtctacgtagcactatccagggctaccagcctcgacggcctatacctcaccatcGCGAAGtttggcttcaggttccggcatttcgccggctctgttgacagataatttgtcgacgaaatgaccgaggcatccacgaatttcaacagctctactataagACATACTTCCCTGGACATGGACCCCTCgttaccacgatcacgaccggatcctataacaagtcatgaccagctgctggtgctcactgatcacgttgatgatgcccttgttcaagaactgtcaagaacttcttgcacacatgcacacgggttcgtgaaacgtgcgtgcgttcttgggacatgtataagcactatatatcagcttaccgctcctggtgttgctaatacccacgttgccattggcagtgttacccaaccgtaaacaactggttatataacacatatgcgtacCTTCAACATGTATATctgtgcgtttaaaatttatacaaatctttagcgtcattttgtaacgtgtcgcttagtaaacaaagttacgccacagtcacctatccgcgcatgcttcgcataacgtcgactaccgcggtacgtgggatctgccgaatttttggtaTCCGAATGGTGTTATCATATGTAATTCTAACGTTCACAATTGTACTTATTGCTCACTTTTttctgatagttttttttttctttgccatctggtggcgttaattttgctgacgtatttccgtgacggaaatacgtcacgaaagtcttggtcgaccccggcataaaacactttcgtgttaaaaatatccagggcggaacgaggttcgaacctgggtcctctgcgtgggagcccagtattctgccTCAGAGCCCtgccgtttttttctttatttccggttgtacatcacacaaacggggacaacagaattatgttacaagacactacaaacatgtaggcacacatctaccgtcaaccactggataaTCGACATTGtaatttaaaattccttcatagtaagcaggggttctaccaTACACAACCATGAATATGATCATGATgttgtgcctctacacatggctcatacccacactgggggattggccaagaattgttgatatgaagttttaaagttatCATTAATGATtaaacacaaaagacaaggaaacgtataaaagaacgagtgcaataattatttgtacacTCATCCCAGGCTTCTCATCCTAattagaaattagaataatgaaattaatgtgctACCGAACGACTTATTCTTATTTATTGAtattttcttattgattcattgctactatCGGAATACGTTAGCAATTAGCAATTTAAAAACGCATTCGTTTTATTTCATGAAGGAAAGCACTGAGGAacgcattcttttgttttttctacctcgaGAAACCGGGCCGCACAACCTTTTGACCTGATCATGATGATTGGCTTGtacagtatatggcgctcacgaatggctggattttactgtgacccggatagaTGACCAGTAAGACAGTATTTTCAGAGTTATGCTGGtacttgaaagtgctttgcaaaaagaccctatacaggcttcatatcaggaaggaaccacattgacatacgtaatgtagtgtggtagaagagtaaaataacaaccaggcgtcacacaacgcgaataggcgtcacacaatgcggattgcgcaaagagtggtttgttgaatgcttccaacccattacaaagggctttgcgataattcttcatcgtcatcgggcacagcatcaacaaagtgcacgtaatgccttagagatgtgttGCGGGTACCTAtggcttctccacagaatgacgaataatggcgtagtgtgtgcttcccaacttcacaaaaattatgatttgtggcgtagtgggtacgttgctagtgtacttgtattagtagccataagcgagtttataacgggctctagaaatgccgctcttccagctttcgctgtgactatactgcgctttccgcgcaggcctggcgttttctttttcaggATTACACGAGAAAACACATTCCATGCACTGAGTGCTTTCTTAACAAGCGAGGGCTACAAATGCGAAATCCTTTGGAGACTATGTCGTCGCCATAGCAAGCGCACGTTGCTGGTGATGTTGAGCAAGCTCCATTATGCAAAACTGTGACCCGTACCTAATAGCAGCCGTAGAACTACCAGAAAGTCAAGGCGGCGTAGAAAGGCTTCAGCTACATGCAAATTCTAGGTTAATCTTTTGTGACAACCTCAGAGAATTCGACAACCGATCTTAGAACATGACATAGTTCCTGCTCACTTGGTCCGATATTTATAAACTCAAGTCACTAGTAAGACATATACAAATGAGCGAACGCTTAACTTTCAAGTGTGAAGCCCACGTATTTTGCGAAAAACAGTGTGTGCAGCACCTATCAACAAATAGAAGTGCTTCAGTAACTGTATTTAAAGAAAAGGAGGTGCCTGTAGGCAACAATGCGACAGCAGGCAATACGGGATCCGGAAACATAAATGTCGTCGCTTGTACTACTTTTAACCTAATGTAAAGTGGTAAATTACGAATTCTTACTGAATCGCAAGTAACAACAGTGGAGGTGCTTTGAGAAATGTGAAAAGAACATCAGTCGCATCATTGGATGCATAGATAGGCCATGCGTAAATGCTTTTTCAGTTGCTACTACACCTGCGGCTTGGCAGCATATTTCTGCGTAAAGCTCACACGATAGTGAACGTAAGAGATCTTTAAGGTTGTATTCCATTTGATCAGCAGAAGGTTTTTCTGAGCGAATACAAGTTTCAAACATATTGTTATACATCTTGGAACAGGAGGTTTTTCTCCGTCGTTTTCTGGTGCAACGCTTAGCTGTCCGCCTTCCAGATATTCATCAAACTTTATTTAAAGCGGTTCGTAGAACTCAAAaagtaaagaaaggaagaaagcgaaCGAGAGATTTTCTTCTCCCAAACAAAGCAGAGTGTTATCGGAGCCACTGATTGGTGAGAATTTTAACACAAGTTCCAGCTCTTCTTCTAAATTCTATAACATTGCAACTAAAGGAAACGGTAGTTggataaccaaaaaaaaaaaaagacgctccaGAACCCAAGCGTGCGCATTGCAGCGTGATATCatcgccttgtttttcttttttttttcctctgcctCTCTTGGTGCTCTTCTTCAGTGAGCATAGCGTCTCGGTGGACGTTTCCCCCTGCTCTTTGAGAACGTTCTCGAGTATGTGGACACACGATAGGCTCAAGCCAATGCTCGCACTCGGCGAGTGGGGATTATTCGGGTGTTCCTCTATTTGCCTTCATTGCGCGCAAT
This window of the Rhipicephalus sanguineus isolate Rsan-2018 chromosome 2, BIME_Rsan_1.4, whole genome shotgun sequence genome carries:
- the LOC119381557 gene encoding uncharacterized protein LOC119381557; the encoded protein is MTVKRYIVNKMRLRTHEAASTVCWGTASAKRHFMNAVRCIVRRQYSVAQATMPICESCCCFDFEAPRVAAGLAALTAASWTSLRGPAQSSPPRQSITPFPTWRLRSRWEPPVQLLAGGRATLTCNQYPSSHKCRSPDLRSRSPDLRSRSPDLRSRSPDLRSRSPDLRSRSLDLRSRSPDHSLNPAEDSPGSWRKLCAGLRLSTCGRASVLMRGPWQTASSTTRCWSKTGVITRPRWPAKNGWKTSSAA